TTGCTGGGCTTTCACAAGAACGAGCTCCGATTGCGTGTGGGGATTAAATCAAAGGAAAAGCCTCTTGTATTTATGCTAATCCTTGGGAAAATGCCAAAATCATCTTACCCGCGCACGGCAAGCTCAAATCAAATAACCTCTGGGCCATCATCATCCGAAAGCGAGGAAAACTCCAGCCCGAGGGCAATTAAGCCGAGGGAAAATCACTTTCCCACAATCGTGATGGGTGATTAGCAGGGGGTTGTCCGCTTTAATCCTGCAAATGCATCCACTAGGCTGCAAATAAAATGTCTAAATAAACAAAGGCCAATGCACGCGACCAAAAAGCAATTGTATCTAGTGGATACCTGCGCATCCAACCCTCCCCAGCTCCGTAATCCTGAAGTGAGAAAAGTCGCACACAACAATGTCAATGGCGGAGGAGGGGCATTGGAAAGGTAGCAACCTTTCCAGCGGCACGACGTCGCTACCTAATGGACCAGAAATGCGTCGTGCAAACAAGCAGCCGCACCGGGAGCACCAGGAGCACCAGGAGCGCCCCCAGAATCACAGAATCACAGCTCGGTGTCCCTGTCCCTGACCCTCGTCCTGCCGTCGAACTGCGTATGCAAACAAACGGGCGCAGAGGGAGGAGGACTTGCGCCCGGAAGCGAAATGCCGGCCAGGATGGCTCTGCCACTGAAAACCGAATGAATAGCAGGCGGGCCCGGCACTTGAGCACGCCGTGGCTTCCAACCCAACCCTCCTCGGAGTCAGCGTCTCGAAGCCAGTTCCACCCCTGTTGAGCAAGGggacctcctcctcctgctcctcctcctcctcctactTTCAACCCTGCGTGCAGCCCGCGTTGAGTGCTTTATTTGCAACCGCTGGTGGCAGGGGTGCATGTGAATGTggatatgtatgtgtatgtgccTGGCCAGGAGCCTTCGCCTGCAGGCGAACTGCAGGCTGACATTACCGATGCTGACAGCGGCACAGTGGTGTGCTGTCACAAAAAGAAGTTATATTTAACTAAAGAAAATCTCAATATACCTGTATATTAAGCTAGAATGCATAAATGCGTTTATGTAATGTGAAAAACTgatagaaaatatttaattatgctTCGCATTTTTCTCACCCTTTGCACCACTGTCATATGCTTCCCATATTTTTCGATTGCTAGCGAATTCCGGCGGGCGCCTCGTCGTCCTCCTCCCTTTCCCTTTCCCTTCGCTGCCCACCACCCCTGGGCCATCTTGACATGACTCTCGTAATGAGCCcgtaaattattttttattattttgtatttaattttttcattgCCCGCCTTTGTTCCTTGGCACAACTCCTTTGCGTTCGGGCGACCGACAGGAAGCGGAGAAAAAATGCCGGCGCGTGTGTGGCATCCATTTGATATGAGAGAATTGATTGTGGGAATCGAATGTGGTGGTTCCGTCGCCTGgcaggaggagaaggaggaggggTAATGAACGGCCAATCGATATCCAACGAGATGGCGAGGCACAAGTCGGCACTGAAGAAGCCTAAATGAAGCATATTATGGGTCTGTCGGGGAATCCATTAACCAAATGCTAATTACTTTCCGCACAATTATGTGCTGCGAGCTCCAAAAATCCATAAGCACATATTTACCCAGTGCAGCTTATTGGAAAATTTCACACGCCCGCACAGCAGAAGCTACCATGGATGCAGTAGCTCCAGCTTCTTCCCACGCACAGGGAAGAGATAGCGAAAGTGGGGGACTTTCCCTCTACGAAAACACATCTGGCTGATtctctgtatgtgtgtgtgtgttctgATAACATGGATGGCAATTAAGCATATTCTGGAGCTCTTAAGAGCCCATGAAAAGGCGATATGCATGTGGGGGCCAGTAATGATTTTCTTTTGGGGGATAATCTACAGATTGAACTAATAGCTGAGTGGGGGATCGTATTTATACTGCACTTTTCTAACTTAAAAACAAAGTAATTACGGGTATTTAACCCAGGAAAACATGAAAAATTTAAAGGTGTGAAAAGTGTTTGCATTTCAAATACTTCAACTTAAAGtgctttttaattatatatttaatgcgCAGGCAAAGGCACCTGAATTGTGTTGCATACTATACATTAATATTTCCATACAACAGTTGGGGCACGAATAAAGCCATTTTATGAGCCAAGAGGAACACGTTTAACAAAACTTTTGAAAGCTGCTTAAACTTGCGAGCGTTATTCTTTGGCAtcataaaaacaaaactttgGTCCACAGTCGAGCTGAAAACTAAGTCCCATAACTCAGACAAACAAATTTCGAAACTGCAGTGCGTTCGATTGCCCCaaatttcagcattttttctttctgtCAGTTGGGGATGATGGATCTCAACATCCTCGGACATGTGCCAATCGTTTCGCGctaatcaaaatatatataacacTCTTCGCATGGGGTTATGTGATCAGCAGACTTGGCCTGGCCCATATAATTTATGTCTGCAATTGACGACAGTGAAGAGTTGCTGTTtttttcatcatcatcatcagctgCGTTCGTAATTTTCCTGTCACGCCCGATGAAAACTGCAAGTGGCACGTGAAGGGGAAGGAGACAGCCGCAGAATCCTGATTATGCTGCGgtttattttaagtttaattAGGCGATGAAGCTGAGTATTTATAAAATTCATTTACTGCGAGGGGGGTGATTTCGACTGATTCGCTCCACGGCGAATGCAATTCGCTCTGCGTTCTTCCGTGAATTAGTCGCGGTTATTATCATATCTGTTCCGTGATATGTGAGTGCTTTTGTTGGATTCTCTTCGGTGTGGAGCGTGAAATGTCTGGTAGTTGTTCAGGGGGTGAGTGGCCATTGGCAACATAATCATTAACATATTTAAATGTGGCATAAGCCAGGAGGGGTTGGCTACCAATGAATAAATAAGTGAATGAGTATGCGTGTGTATTCAAATGTAAATCTATTAAGTGAGAAGAAGTTAATTTCATACAGTGGCTCCTTTGAGTATCTAAATTTCTGGCAATTAAGTGtcatttaaacaatttgtaagCCAATATGAGTAGGATTATGTAGTAAATGATGTTGCTAAACACCTTCTCACCTGTTTTTTTCGCTTGCATTTTTCATGTTCTCGTTTTCATAGTACGTCATCATTATGCTTACCACTTACCCACttaaacaaacatttatttaacgTCCGTCTAATTAGTTAAAAGCCCCCGCATACAATTATCTCACCGCTAAGCTGTGTTAATTATACAGATCTTAACATATGGATGTattttttccactttccacttATCCACGGGACTTGATGAGCAAAGCAAACCACCGCCAAACGGAGCAGAGGGAAAAGCGGCGGGAAAAGCGGTgggaaaagcggggaaaagCTTCCGATTCAGCATCGTGTGTGGCAAAGTTTACACTTTTTGGTTGGATTTTCCGTTTTATTCTTCTCCCTTCTGCATCGTCACGTTTACAAGATGATAGAGCCTTAACCACTTTTCAACGGCGAATGAAAACAAACCAGAGTCcagaaatatatgtatttgccTGACCCAAAAAACACTCGAAACAAACAAAGCTGAAAAGTTTCCGAGTGGTGGGGTTACACCAGCCACTTTTTTTGGGGGCGGCATGGGTGACAATGTCCACTTCAGTGGCAGCAACGCCTACGCCAATGCAACAATGCTAATCTGCTCTTCCTGCCGCCTTCTGCTCTTTTGTCCTTGTTTGTTGGACGAGCAGCTGGTCCGCAACAAAAAAGTCAATACTACTGGAGGTTCAAGAGCTCCTCTCACTCGGTCAGAGTCATAAATTACCGCATCCCTGGGGTGCTATTGAAAAATATGTGCGTTTCGCTCCCTGACGATCCGCCTCGGCCGCTCCCTCCACTGTTTGTTTGGGCCCGCAACGATGCCCCGAGGACGAGCAGGCTCCTCCGGCGTTGGCCAAAAACCCGACTGCCTTGTCAAAATTGTTCATAAATTTTTGGGCTGAAATTTCAGCACAGGAAGTTGCTGTTTACTtagctcactcacacacacgcactgcGTCTTTTTGTCTTTTGACTGCGGAATGGGCCACCCATGGCGACAGAGGCTGTATGCATATCCAAATCCACAGCACACATTAGGAGCTGACCCGAGCAGACCCAGCCAGTAAACCGCAGGGCAACGCTTGGGGCTCCATCTTCCAGCCAGGTGGTGGAGATGTTGGAGGTGGTGCCACCTGTCCCTCCCCCCAGAGAAGCCAGTCCCACCAGGCCCAGAAACCCCACCCATGGCCAATCCTAAGCAGACCATTTGCTTGTCTCTGCCTGGTGGTCTGGTGGTGGTCGGTCCACCGCCCTCGCTTTATGACTTACCATAAATTTTATGACAGCGCCTAGACACCGATATACAGACGGATTCGGAGATCCCTCAGCCAGAGGtgataaaaatttcattacgtcacgcaatgcagctcgagcaAAAAGGCTAACAAAtcacactgagagaaatgaCAATTAGTCACGTTATGAAAACGTTTCACATAGTAATGCAGTTCCTAAGTAGTTCTATGCCTACCTTTTCAGCGGAAATCATTCACCAAACTAAGTAAATCCATTTAAGTTGGAACTCAGAGTTTTCCTCAGTGCACTCCCTGcgaaattgataaaaaaaacttgGCACCAGTGGCAAGTTAATGGCAGAAATCCCTGTTGAGGGTGGACCCCGGAGGCAGGACTGATGGATGTGGGCGGGTTTTGCCACATGAACTGGATTCCCCGTTGTCTTCGCCAGGTGTCGGTTGCTATCGCTCGGATAATAATCACATTAACTTCTCCAGATAATCACATTAAATTTAAGAGCTCGCCCGTTAATGCTGCCTTTGATTTTTTATGAGTCAATAAGACTTCACTTCATTCCAGTTCACTTCACTCCCTATCACGCCTTTGATGAAGGCAACAGCCATCTACTAACCCTACATTTGTGGTTCCACTGCGCACCTGCCCAAGTGCCCGTCGAAGGACTTGCTCCCGCGTATCAGCCAAGTAGCTCGGGCATTAGATTAATTACCGATTAGTGGTGGAATAATTAAGCTGTTTAATTGCCTTGACCCAAATGGGTTTCAGTCAGGAAAGGTCCTTATGCGTGAGCTTCGGAAATCGCTTGCGTAGAGCCTGAAAAAAATAACTGCAAATCGTTGGGCGCCAGTTGTTGAGAAATAGAGAAATAATAGCAGAGTTTTGCCTAActatcattattatttttccataACTAATTTACTTTATTTAAACCGTAGATTTTGTCTTTCTATATTATAGAACTTTATTTAATAGTTTCCCATGGCATGGAGTTCAAGCATAAAATGTGGTAATTAACTCTCACTTGATGGTTAGTTCAACACACATTTAAGGCTATTAGAAGAGCACAAGGCAAGGCAATATCGTTTCGTAACTAGTTACGATCTTTGCTcctttacatttttaattgaagTTCGAGACTCAAGTAACGAGGCTTAAGAATATACATGTACAATCTTCCCTAAGGCCAGACAAACGCCATAAATGTAATGCGTTTCTCTTATGGGCCTCGTCATAGAGATCCACCAACAGTTGGCAACATAATTTATGCACCACAGCCCGCCTCCTGCGCGGAATTTATGGTCTTGACCAGCGGAGAGCATCCATATCCATCGCACCAGGCCGCGTCGAGGTGATAATGTAAGGGAAAACACACGAGTGGGGCTCGGGTGGAGGCAGCATGTGTGCTGCAGGCACATGGAGCCGTGGCTTTGGCTATAAGAAGAGCTCCAGCATCGGGGTATAAGGAGCAGTACCCCAGTATCCAGCGGTATCAGACCAGAACCCCAAGATGAAAGACCAAAGACCAAGGCAAATAAATTGCAGCTGCTCGAGCGGGGCGATGAAATACAAATAGAAATACTTGGCAGCTACTGGACGTTGGATGAAGTTGCCACAGAGTTGGTTGGTCGGAACAGGGGGGGAATCTGCCGGAGGCAGCACACCGACTGTCAGTCGCAGTCACTCCACATGTCCTTTGGCTTGTTTGTCTTACACTCTGACGCTCCGTGGATCGCAGCCGGGTGAAGTAAAGTTGTTTGGCCAGACGAGACTTGGCCAAATGTCGGGCCAACGCAGTCGAGCACGAATCATGACCATTTGGGCATAAAAATTACCTTTCCTTGGCCAATGGTTCACTGGAAGAAACCGAAGTGGAATCGAGACACAGTGACATATTGATTTTTTCATTATAAGCCAACAGTTCAATAAAtgtcatatatatatatagtttgaAAATACTACAAATATGAACTTCTGTTTCATTACCAGTGTTTTCAGTGTACTAAGTTCGCATTTTTTTCCAACTCTTCTTGACCTTTTATGGTTGCTGGAGCTCAGATTCCCGACTCACCACTCGACTCGGCTCCGATTTAATCAGCCTCGCCGACTAACATATAATTTTGTGAATTGCAAGTTGCATGATAGGCACAACGGCCATGTAGTTATGCAGTTTCCCAGGCCCAATGGAGGAGAGTAACCCTTCCTCCGCTTGGAGGCCAGCAAATTGAATCCGCTTGGGTTGCGATGTACTCGCCTCTGGCTGAGATAAATTCCGGGCTTTCTGGGCTCGTATGCAGATTGAAATGGCAGAGCCCATTAGATTGCGACACAAGCCTTTTCCCGCCCAAGAAAACAGAGAGTTGGCCCGCGGTAATGACCCTAAATCAGCATCAACTTCTAGGCCAATGCCCAAACGAATGTCATCATCCACGGACCCCTCCCCCCTCGAAAGATGGAGCATCCCCCAGATGGTAATAAAAATGTCGTCTGACTTTCGACGGGGGTGTCtccttttggtttttggtccCTCCGTCTGGCTTTAATGCACAACATATTCATGTGTCAAAAGACAATTTCGGATTTATGGCCTGCGAAATCCCCAGCCAGAATCCAGAATCCAGCGAATGACGCAATGTGGGCGAGCAACCAACAAcgacaaaaaatatgttaagaAAGCATAAAATGATATCCAAACTACCCACTATGATCTGGTCTGGGTTACAGTCTGGTCCTGGTTTCGAAATCTCTCGCTCATGTCTGTCTGCCTTGGGTTTGCATAAATTAGGATCTGGACGGGTTGCTGAAAGGAAACGGAAGTTAAGGTGGGGGGAATATTCAGTTGGTAGCGCAAAAAATGgctattttcttttttcttccTACCATATctctgcatgtgtgtgtgtgtaagagttttcccttttttggTTGATGCGTTTGCTATGGCATTTTTAGGGttgtaattgaaattaaatagaTGTCGTGCCATGAATTCAAATCGCTCTCGTTTGGCCTGCAAAATGGGGGTTCTTAAAGACTTAAGGATGTGAAATCAAAAAACTAAATTCCTGTCCAGAAGTGGGAAAACTTCCAGCTAGATAGAAGTAAAATAGTTTCCACCAAAAACTGTTAGCTGAAATGCATTCATCCTTTTTGCGTTCCTTCAGCAGAAATGGCTGTACTTAAACTCAACTCTTTCCCGCGCTTTTTCACTTCGTTTTATCAACACCCAGCGAGAAAAGCAATTGCTTTTCCTACCCTTCAGACATATTTCCTGCACTTGGGTAACTATTTTCGCACAGCTTGAACAACTTTTACTTTTCTCCAAGCGCTGAATTTATGTGTCACTGGCACTGGAACTGgagtggaagtggaaatggaagtTTTGGGGCGCCGTCTCCCCCTTCCCGCTCACTTTCCCTTCGTCCTTTGCCCTGATTGATGTTGGCCAAATCGATTTTCCTTCCTTCGAGCCACCTGGCTTCCCCGTGTCGCCAGCGTTTCCACATCCGCAGCATCGACTTCATTTGTTGGGCAATCAGCTCTAATTAGCACCAGACCAAGTTGAAATGCAAAACGCGTTGCGAGGGGCGCTCGAGGGGTTGTGGGCGATGGGTTGTTCAAAGTAAATTGCTATTACTTGCCTATAATTGTGTTAGAAGTCGAGGAGTGCGGCGGGGGTGCTGCAAAAGTTTTACATCTGCGGaattttaattgtaattgttttCAAAGTTGAATGCCAGAATGGGCGACTGACTGATAGGAATTGAAGGGCAAATAAAGATTGTGTTTAAAGGGTTTCGCAGTTTTAATAGTTGGTTGGTCAACTTGGGTTTACATAATGATAATGCtataataatacaaattgGACTTGGGAAAATTCTTCACGACTGTTTAAAACTATGTTCTATAAACCATTTACGGTTAAGTTAAGTTGCAAAAAGGATTGCAGCAAGCTGCTTTCTGGCTCTTATCGTCGCATTTCGTATATCCGCTCACACATCCACTTCTTTTTCTGTTTAATGAGCTGCACTTCACATGTCTCCGGCCCATTAACCCTTTGACCCCGCACCGCGGCGGCGCTGCAGTTATCTCGAGCTCTCTATCTGGCTTAGCTGGGCTCATTATGCGACAGTTTCTCATATCTACCCTTAGACCTCGAACTCCAGTCCTACCCTGCCCATTCCCAACTAAACTCAACTCGACTCACAGGGCTTACTAATTACATTTTCAGAGTGCAAACGAAGCGTGCGAGCGGCGGGGTGGGGTTTGTCTGGGGGTCTGGGGGTTTGCCCCACTAATTAGTACGATATATATGTGTTTATAATGCGGACCGCTTTATGCGCTCCTCTAGTTCCCGGTGGCATGAATAGACCGAGGAATAAGtggcataaattaaaataaaatgtacaaGTATGAAATGTAACTGCGGCCGGGCCGCGACTGCGATAAAAATCTAAAATAAacatgctgcagcagcaacatgcaacacacacacagcagcagcagcagcagcagcggcagcggcgacATCAGCATTAATTAAGCATGAACATTTAACCTGCCCacacggccacgccccctccatGGCACATCCGAAAAGGGAGTCGCGTGTCTTGGCCAGGGGTCTGCCTTCcctttttttataatttgattgatttattGTGTATCCCACGGAGGCGCCTCCacgcagttgcagcagcagcaggagggaGGGGGGATCTCACGACGTCTTTCCCCCGAACGCATggctaatttaattaaaaatgcattgtTGCACAGGCAACAGTTGCAGGTTGAACAACGCACGACCTGTCAAAACTATCCGATCAATTTGCAGATAGGGATAAGGACAAGTGGAGGAGGGGTGCTGTAGGAACAGGTGTTAGCCGGTGCTCCTAAATAGGCATACATTTAGGTGGAAAATGTGGGTTTTTCTTGCGTTTCCTATGGGGTTTCTGCTTCGTTCATCATCCCGTCATTGTTAGCCAACTTATTTGTTGATTGTCCGCAATAAAATAGGGTCGAAAAGCGGGCTGGGCAAAAAATTACAATCACTTTGGCAGCGCACAGCATGCCATTTAACTCCTTCAATATGTCACTAAAGTGTCTCGAACGACAGATATTTGCCCAGTTGCGATCCAGCTGcaggaaaatcaattttccaCGCCTCCGATGAGCAGAAGAAAACTGTTATCCCTTGTGATTGATTATGCAGTCGGGTCGAGTGACTGAGCGAAAACTTTTTCTCCCATTCACTGGCCCACAAAAATATATCATTAATTTCGCTCCGACTCGATGGGATTATCATTGGGCGTGGGCGGATTAGGTGATGTGCAACAAGCTTGCACACGAAATAAAATCGCAACATTGAAATGAATGAACTGCTTGCGTCGCAAGTCATTATTATATTGGTATAGAAGCACCTTCAATGCACTAATGTTAGTTTGTTAGTAGTGTTAGTTAGCTTGCTAAGATTTTTTGAAAGTGTACTAAATGTGCTTGCCCTTTTTCCATCCATTTGCAGGAGTCTCCGCGGAGCTTTACTACGTGCGGGAGGGCGCCATTAACGACTACGCCTTGAACTTCGCCGTGCCCGTGCCGGCGAACATCAGTGACGTGACCTTCACGTGGCAGTCCCTGGTGGACCATCCGCTGCCGTACAGCATCAACATCGCCACATCGGACACGGAGGTGTTGCCGCGTCCCATTCTGAACATATCCCGGATCGGGGATGTGCCCATGGAGCCGCAGACATGGGGCATTGCCCTCAAGTGCTCGGGCACCAGGAATGCCGAGGTTACGGTCACCATAAATGTGGAGGTGATCCTGGATCGGGCGACCAACAACAACACGAATCTGATCTTCAAGAGGAAGAAGATCTGCTTGAGGGAGGAACAGGACAGTGCGCACGAGGAGtacgacgacgacgacttgGACTTGCTGCAAACGGCGCGCAAGGGACATGGCGGAGATATTCACTATGTGGATCGCAACGATGAGCATGTGGTCGCCAATGGACACCAGGCGCCGGAGAAGCAACGTCCGGTGGTCACAGAGTCGCCAGTGGGCCGCGGAAACTCGGGTGGATCGAAGCGCGACTTTGACCCGATGCTGAGGGAGAACCTGGTGCCACCGGCCAGTGGCCTGGTCACCCTAATTGTGGGTGGCATTCTGGCCCTGGTGCTCGTTTCCACCCTCATCCTGATAGCCTACTGTGCCAAAGGCCCCTCCAAGCGACATCCCTCGAACGGAGTGCATCTCATCAAGACCTCCAGCTTCCAGAGGCTGCCCACCATATCGTCGACGGCCCACAACTCGATCTACGTCTGCCCATCGACCATCACTCCCACATATGCCACGCTGACGCGGCCCTTTCGCGAATATGAGCATGAGCCTGAGGAGTTCAACCGCCGTCTCCAAGAGCTGACAGTCCAGAAGTGCCGCGTCCGGCTCTCCTGCCTCGTCCAGGAGGGAAACTTTGGGCGAATCTATCGCGGCACTTATAACGACTGCCAGGAGGTATTGGTCAAGACTGTGGCTCAGCACGCCAGCCAGCTGCAAGTGAATCTGCTGCTCCAGGAGTCCATGATGCTGTACGAGGCCTCGCATCCGAATGTCCTCTCCGTTCTGGGCATCTCCATCGAGGACTATGCCACGCCCTTTGTGCTCTATGCCGCCACCGGAAGTGTGAGGAATCTGAAGAGCTTCCTGCAGGATCCGTCGTACGCCAGGAGCGTCACCACCATCCAGACGGTGCTCATGGGCTCACAActggccatggccatggagCATCTGCACAACCACGGCGTCATCCACAAGGACATAGCGGCCAGAAACTGTGTGTAAGTATTCCCCTCGAAATGGGGTTGCAAATGAGAAATGGGGGTGGATTTAGAGGGAATATTAATGAAGGATTGAGgtcaaatgaaaataaatggACCTAATTATTTACCGgcttattatatatttaatattataatttaatttgcattactTTTCATTCTCAGTATTGATGATCAACTTCGAGTTAAGCTCACTGACAGTGCTTTGAGTCGCGATCTCTTCCCGGGTGACTACAATTCTCTGGGCGATGGCGAGTACCGACCCATCAAGTGGCTGTCCTTGGAGGCTCTGCAGAAGTCCCATTACAACGAGGGCAGTGATGTTTGGTCCTTCGGCGTTCTCATGTGGGAAATGTGCACTCTGGGTAAACTGCCCTACGCTGAAATCGATCCCTATGAGATGGAGCACTATCTCAAGGATGGATACAGACTGGCCCAGCCATTCAACTGCCCCGATGAGCTGTAAGTATTCCTCCCTGTACTTATGCAtagtttatatattattttgatAAGTTGTTATGATTAACGTAGTCTGTTTCTTAAACTAATGCAATGGTTTGCCATCTTTGTCACTT
This genomic stretch from Drosophila mauritiana strain mau12 chromosome 2L, ASM438214v1, whole genome shotgun sequence harbors:
- the LOC117138999 gene encoding tyrosine-protein kinase Drl — translated: MAPNLLTIGLLLTLIASGQAHLNIFLNLQEVLRLIGVSAELYYVREGAINDYALNFAVPVPANISDVTFTWQSLVDHPLPYSINIATSDTEVLPRPILNISRIGDVPMEPQTWGIALKCSGTRNAEVTVTINVEVILDRATNNNTNLIFKRKKICLREEQDSAHEEYDDDDLDLLQTARKGHGGDIHYVDRNDEHVVANGHQAPEKQRPVVTESPVGRGNSGGSKRDFDPMLRENLVPPASGLVTLIVGGILALVLVSTLILIAYCAKGPSKRHPSNGVHLIKTSSFQRLPTISSTAHNSIYVCPSTITPTYATLTRPFREYEHEPEEFNRRLQELTVQKCRVRLSCLVQEGNFGRIYRGTYNDCQEVLVKTVAQHASQLQVNLLLQESMMLYEASHPNVLSVLGISIEDYATPFVLYAATGSVRNLKSFLQDPSYARSVTTIQTVLMGSQLAMAMEHLHNHGVIHKDIAARNCVIDDQLRVKLTDSALSRDLFPGDYNSLGDGEYRPIKWLSLEALQKSHYNEGSDVWSFGVLMWEMCTLGKLPYAEIDPYEMEHYLKDGYRLAQPFNCPDELFTIMAYCWASMPAERPSFSQLQICLSEFHTQITRYV